AGGTCTCTTTTTCAGCGATTAAGGAATGGTACCTTGCTGCTTGAATACATGGTGCTAATCCATAAAAGATTGGGCTTCCATTAGCGATGTGAATGTTACTCTGTTTTCCGTGCATAAGATGTTTGGCATGGGTAATCCTGGTTCCGAATACTTCGCAGATTGCCTGATGTCCTAAGCAAACACCGAGAATTGGTATTTCGCTCTTCAGCTCATTAATTACCTGTTCACAAATCCCTGCATCCTTGGGATATCCGGGTCCTGGAGATAAAATTATATGAGTCGGCGCTAATTCTCTGATTTGCTCCACTGTAATTTCATCATTTCGTACAACAAGGATATCTTGATTTATACTGCTTGCAAGCTGTACCAGATTGTATGTAAAGCTGTCATAATTATCAATAAGTAATATCATATAATAACCTCATTTCTGTGCTACATAATGTTTTCGCTTCTATCTTTCTACTTCAGACGCCCTTAGAATTGCATCGATTACTGCCTTTGCTTTATTTTCTGATTCCTCGTATTCCTTTTCCGGTATACTGTCTGCAACAATACCTCCTCCAGATTGAATCGTTATTTTATTATCCTTCTTCACAGCCATACGAATAGCAATACAGGTATCCATATTACCGGTAAAATCAATATATCCGATGGCCCCACCATAGATCCCTCGAGGCCCCTTTTCCATCTCCTCGATAATCTCACAGGCACGTATTTTGGGGGCACCAGATAAGGTACCGGCAGGTAGGATGGCTTCAATTGCATCAAATGCATCCTTTCCCTCTTTTATCCTTCCTTCCACCTCCGAGGTGATATGCATAATTCTGGAATAACGCTGAATTCTCTTATAGTCGGTAACCTTTACACTGCCATATTCGGATATCTTTCCAAGGTCATTCCTTCCGAGGTCAACCAGCATATTATGTTCGGCTAATTCCTTTTCGTCAGCCAGTAATTCCCGTTCTAATGCATCATCCTCTTCTTTATTACTTCCTCTTGGTCTGGAGCCAGCAATCGGGAAGGTTGTTAATACACCATCCTTAAGTCTGACTAAGGTTTCCGGAGATGTACTAATCAATTGCACATCATCATTTTGCATAAACACCATATAAGGAGATGGGTTGGTAGTTCTTAAGACCCTATATGCGTTTATGAGACTTTCCTTATACTCCGTCTCAAATCTTCTGGAAATCACAGCCTGGAATATGTCCCCGTTCACAATGTATTCCTTGGTACGTTCTACAATTTTACAGTACTCTTCTTTTGTCATGTTACAGGTAAACTCCGGGCTGTCATTTTTTCTTGCTATAGGGAAGGTATCCACTTCCATGATAAAACGAGTCAGATGTTCCATCTCCGACATTGCTTTTCCATAATTCTCAAGTACATTATCCGATTTCATATTTACAATGATTACAATCTTTTGCTTTAAATGATCGTAGGCAATTACCTTATCAAACAGCATTAAATCAAAATCATGAAACTCACTGCTTTTCAGCTTTAATACTGGTTCAGTATAACCAATCATTTCATAGGAGAAATATCCCACCAGTCCTCCGGTAAAAGGAGGCATATTGGGTAACTTTGGAGCTTTATATTCCTCCATTACCTCTCTTAACACTTCATAAGGATGATCCGTTTTGACCTTTCTTATCTCTCCGTTATCAATTGTTACTTCATGATTTTTACAGGTAATATGTACAATCGGATTAAACCCCAGAAAGGAATATCTGGCCCATTTTTCTCCACCCTCAATGCTTTCCAATAGAAAATACCGCTCACTAATCAGTGACATTTTTCGCAATAGGGTGATTGGTGTAGTAATATCCGCATAGATTTCCTTACAAATTGGGATGATGCGATATTCCTTTGCTAATAGCTCAATTTCTTTACAACTAGGTGTGATCATAATATTCTCCTTTCCATAAATTATCAAATCAAATAGTATGCTTGCGGTCCTTTCGATACAAAAAAAGCTCTTATCCCTGTAATCTACAGGGACAAAAGCTTATAACTTCTGCGGTACCACCCGGTTTGATGTATAATACACCCACTCATTTTACATACTATCATATGCACCCCACTGATAACGGACAGGGTTCCCGTAAGCGCCTACTCTACTATGATTTCAGGCTTCCCTCACAAGTCCATTCAGAATAACCTTTGTAACTGCATTCCCACCAGTAGCAGCTCTCTGTATACAATCAATTAATCTTACTCGTCTTGCTCAACGGTTTAATATATATTAAACGCATTATAACAATGGATAAACCTATATGTCAAGTAGTAAAATGTAAAAATTAACATTTATTTCTTGAAATTAGTATCTTAACTTATAAACTTAACTACAGATCTTTTAAAAGAGGGGATTCTTTCCTCTCCTATTGGGTTGGATTTTGTCTGGCAGAAAGCAAATGTTTTTTATTGACAACGTTATATAAATAAGTTATATTTATAACACTTAGAGGTGATGAACAAGTGACAAAAGGACAATTAGAAGCCAAACTAAGCGAAGCTGTCAGTAAATTTGAATTAGAATATATGGGCAGAGGTCCAAAATTAATACGCACATACATAATTAACGATATGATACTGATCCGATTATCTGGCGTATTAAGTCCATCCGAACAAAAACTCACCGATAATCCGCAGGGTATTGAATTATTTAAAAAGGTTCGATCCTCATTATTTGAAGGCGGGCGCGGATATCTAGAAACATTGATAACAGATATATTAGATGTAGCTATAGTCAGCACCCATTCCGATATAAGTACGAAGACCGGCGAAAAGATTATCATTATTACAACTGATAGAAACATCGAAGAGATGATAACAACAAAATAGTAACGGAAGACAATACAAAATAACCTGCTTCATCGTATGCAGATACGGGTATGAAGCTGTTAAGTTGTTAGTAAGCCGATATCTTGGGAGGATTCTTAAGGTACCGGTTTTTTTACTTTTTAGGCCATCCAAATATGAACGAAATGCACTTATGTGTTTTTCATATACAATAGAAAGTACGCCTTTCTATTGTCACAAATTAATATGCCGTACAACAGGCGGCAGAATGGAGGAAATGATGAATAAAAAAGTCGCAATTATTATGGGAAGTGATAGTGATCTTCCTGTTGTAAAAGGAGCCATTAACACTCTTAAGAACTTTGGTATCGCTGTTGAGGTACATGTGATGAGTGCTCACCGTACACCGAAACAGGCATGTGATTTCTCTTCTAACGCAAAAGCCAATGGTTTTGGTGTTATAATTTGTGCCGCAGGTAAAGCTGCACATCTTGCAGGGGTTATTGCTGCACATACTACATTGCCTGTAATCGGTATCCCCATTAAGTCATCCACTCTTGATGGCTTGGATGCACTTTTATCCACAGTTCAGATGCCAAAAGGAATTCCTGTAGCTACAGTGGCCATTGACGGAGCTGATAATGCTGCTATTCTTGCTGTGCAAATGCTTG
The nucleotide sequence above comes from Variimorphobacter saccharofermentans. Encoded proteins:
- a CDS encoding anthranilate synthase component II, producing MILLIDNYDSFTYNLVQLASSINQDILVVRNDEITVEQIRELAPTHIILSPGPGYPKDAGICEQVINELKSEIPILGVCLGHQAICEVFGTRITHAKHLMHGKQSNIHIANGSPIFYGLAPCIQAARYHSLIAEKETLPDDLLVIAEDDYGEIMAVQHRTYNVYGLQFHPESIMTPEGNVILKNFLMLRNM
- the trpE gene encoding anthranilate synthase component I, with protein sequence MITPSCKEIELLAKEYRIIPICKEIYADITTPITLLRKMSLISERYFLLESIEGGEKWARYSFLGFNPIVHITCKNHEVTIDNGEIRKVKTDHPYEVLREVMEEYKAPKLPNMPPFTGGLVGYFSYEMIGYTEPVLKLKSSEFHDFDLMLFDKVIAYDHLKQKIVIIVNMKSDNVLENYGKAMSEMEHLTRFIMEVDTFPIARKNDSPEFTCNMTKEEYCKIVERTKEYIVNGDIFQAVISRRFETEYKESLINAYRVLRTTNPSPYMVFMQNDDVQLISTSPETLVRLKDGVLTTFPIAGSRPRGSNKEEDDALERELLADEKELAEHNMLVDLGRNDLGKISEYGSVKVTDYKRIQRYSRIMHITSEVEGRIKEGKDAFDAIEAILPAGTLSGAPKIRACEIIEEMEKGPRGIYGGAIGYIDFTGNMDTCIAIRMAVKKDNKITIQSGGGIVADSIPEKEYEESENKAKAVIDAILRASEVER
- a CDS encoding DUF2294 domain-containing protein: MTKGQLEAKLSEAVSKFELEYMGRGPKLIRTYIINDMILIRLSGVLSPSEQKLTDNPQGIELFKKVRSSLFEGGRGYLETLITDILDVAIVSTHSDISTKTGEKIIIITTDRNIEEMITTK
- the purE gene encoding 5-(carboxyamino)imidazole ribonucleotide mutase, with the protein product MNKKVAIIMGSDSDLPVVKGAINTLKNFGIAVEVHVMSAHRTPKQACDFSSNAKANGFGVIICAAGKAAHLAGVIAAHTTLPVIGIPIKSSTLDGLDALLSTVQMPKGIPVATVAIDGADNAAILAVQMLAINDEELSQKLDKMKSDMTQEVMEKDEKIQTEMWWKM